A genomic stretch from Chitinophaga lutea includes:
- a CDS encoding 3-keto-disaccharide hydrolase codes for MKKYFLLGCGLILMTASQAQNGKWQNLFNGKDLKGWKQLNGKATYEVKNGEIIGTTVIAEPNSFLATEKNYGDFIFEVEYKLERDFNSGIQFRSQSKPDFNNGRVFGYQMEVDPSPRRWSGGVYEEGRRGWLYPLDLNPTAQNAYKANAWNKYRIECRGPEIRTFINGVPAAHLIDPELPSGFIALQVHGIGKKQEDVGKKIHWRNIRIIENPAASQYAPYDSIYVVNNIPNNISAQEKQNGVRLLWDGATTNGWRGAYKPAFPAKGWEIKDGTLNVAPSDGKESTNGGDIVTTEEFSAFDLEFDFKLTEGANSGVKYFVTEKEGNTGSAIGLEFQVLDDEKHPDAKLGAAGNRKIGSLYDLIPAYKFGNSHKKVGEWNHGRVVVYPNNRVEHWLNGHLVVSYVRGDNIFKALVARSKYEKFENFGLAEKGRILLQDHGDAVSYRSIKIKTLK; via the coding sequence ATGAAAAAGTATTTCCTTCTTGGCTGCGGATTAATCCTGATGACAGCCTCGCAGGCGCAGAACGGCAAATGGCAGAACCTGTTCAACGGTAAAGACCTCAAAGGCTGGAAACAGCTGAACGGTAAAGCCACCTATGAAGTGAAGAACGGGGAAATTATCGGCACCACGGTGATCGCCGAGCCGAATTCCTTTTTGGCCACTGAAAAGAACTACGGTGATTTTATTTTCGAGGTAGAATATAAGCTGGAGCGGGATTTCAACTCCGGCATCCAGTTCCGCAGCCAGAGCAAGCCGGATTTCAACAACGGCCGTGTGTTCGGTTACCAGATGGAGGTAGACCCTTCGCCCCGCCGCTGGAGCGGTGGCGTGTACGAAGAAGGGCGCCGCGGATGGCTCTATCCGCTCGACCTGAACCCCACCGCGCAGAACGCCTATAAAGCGAATGCCTGGAACAAATACCGGATCGAATGCCGCGGCCCCGAAATCCGCACGTTCATCAACGGCGTTCCGGCGGCGCACCTCATCGATCCCGAACTGCCCTCCGGCTTTATCGCCCTGCAGGTACACGGCATCGGTAAAAAACAGGAAGACGTGGGCAAAAAGATCCACTGGAGAAACATCCGCATCATCGAAAATCCGGCTGCTTCCCAGTACGCTCCGTACGACAGCATCTACGTGGTGAACAACATCCCGAACAATATCTCCGCGCAGGAAAAACAGAACGGGGTACGCCTCCTGTGGGACGGCGCCACCACCAACGGCTGGCGCGGCGCTTACAAACCGGCCTTCCCCGCGAAAGGCTGGGAAATCAAAGACGGCACCCTCAACGTGGCGCCCTCCGACGGTAAAGAATCCACCAACGGCGGCGACATCGTGACCACCGAAGAGTTTTCCGCTTTCGACCTGGAGTTTGACTTCAAACTCACCGAAGGCGCCAACAGCGGTGTGAAATATTTCGTAACGGAAAAAGAAGGCAACACGGGCTCCGCCATCGGCCTGGAATTCCAGGTGCTCGACGACGAAAAGCATCCCGATGCCAAACTGGGCGCGGCCGGCAACCGTAAAATCGGTTCGCTGTACGACCTGATCCCGGCTTACAAATTCGGCAATTCCCATAAAAAGGTGGGCGAATGGAACCACGGCCGCGTGGTGGTGTACCCGAACAACCGTGTGGAACACTGGCTGAACGGCCATCTTGTAGTGAGCTATGTAAGAGGCGACAATATTTTCAAGGCCCTGGTGGCCCGCAGCAAATATGAAAAGTTCGAGAACTTCGGTCTTGCCGAAAAAGGACGTATTTTGCTGCAAGACCACGGCGATGCCGTGAGCTACCGCAGTATAAAAATCAAAACGCTGAAATAA
- a CDS encoding MmcQ/YjbR family DNA-binding protein, producing MIDALRKICSSLPSVTEDVKWGADLCFCVGAKMFCVVGMEPPHHFSFKCTEENFEELTEREGIIPAPYMAKHHWVAIRKPSALKKSELEALVKESYTLVRNKLPKKTQAQLG from the coding sequence ATGATCGATGCTTTGCGGAAAATATGCAGCAGCCTGCCGTCCGTGACGGAAGACGTGAAATGGGGAGCCGATCTCTGTTTCTGCGTGGGCGCCAAAATGTTCTGTGTGGTGGGCATGGAGCCGCCACATCATTTTTCGTTCAAATGCACGGAAGAAAATTTCGAGGAGCTGACGGAACGCGAGGGGATCATTCCTGCGCCATACATGGCGAAACATCACTGGGTGGCCATCCGCAAACCTTCCGCCCTGAAAAAAAGCGAGCTGGAAGCGCTGGTGAAAGAGTCGTACACACTGGTACGGAATAAATTACCGAAAAAAACACAGGCACAGCTGGGGTAA